Genomic DNA from Oryza sativa Japonica Group chromosome 5, ASM3414082v1:
GCCTGTGCTACAATATTGAGGGTCTATATATCTTGAAGACCCAAATATGGTCATTGGGCAAGAAGTTTTGTCAATGGGGACTTGCCTCACCAGCCCAAAGTCACCAACTTTAGCATTGAATTCTTCATCTAGCATCACGTTGCCAGGCTTAATATCCCTGTGCAGGACGCGCGGATGATTCCCATGCATATAGTTGAGAGCTGAGGCCATGCCAAGTGCTATCTTATACCTACAATTAATACATAGAAAATCAAAGTTAATTCAGCTGCAACATTAAATAATATCAGTTGACATGTGGTCCCATCGATCATGTTTTGGGGCATATATTGCATACCTTCTACTCCAACTTAGTATTGTATTTGCATAGTGAAGATGATAATCAAGGGTGCCATTGTGTATTAGTTCGTAGACAAGGAGAAGTTCCCCATTTTCATCACACGAACCCACAAAGGGAACAAGATTGGGATGGCTCAGTTTGCTGATCACTTTGATCTCATTATCATAATCTCGTGCCGCTCGTTCATGATCTGCAACCCTCATAATCCTTTTCACAGCCACGGGAGTTGTCCAATTCATTAGCTGAGCCTTGTAGACAGCACCAAATGCACCCTGACCGATCTTACGGCTGTCCGAGAAGTTCTCGGTTGCAGCTAACAAGTGTGCATATGAGAATCGTCGTGTGTTGTGCACTGATACGAATACAATTCCATTGTGAGTTTGTGAcaataaatgatttatttgAATGGACTAACAGTCTATTCATAGTGTAAGAACGACGAAATGATAGCACCTACCTTCTTCTTCCATAGGCATCTCGATTAATATCTCTGTTTTTCTATTGAGGCGGTGGTGGTTGAACCTGGCCCGCTTACGCATAAAGCAAACCAATAAGACAACCACGCCAGCCACCACTGCTATTGCTGCAGTGATAGATCCAGCTACTACCTTTGTACTAAAACTTTTAGTATTGAAGCCAGAACCTTGTTGGTTACCCGCAGGCACAAAACTAAAAAAAGTTTTAGTAAATTAAGAGTACGTGCAAaatgaattaaaaataatacaaTGTTTTGTTATGAGTGGGTATCTTTACCAGTATAATCATTAGTAGAAGTGAACTACACCATTGATTTATGAGTTCTACCGCAAGTTCTATCAGTAGCAGTAGCTGAGATGATAGCATATATAGATACATTCCattaaattagaaaaagaaaatttttactCCCAGGAGAGACCATAATTTTTACTACCAATAGAGACCATAAATTAAAGTTCTATTTATATGTGATTTTCATCGAAATCTTGTGGTAACTATACACTTCATAAATGTCAGGAAAATAAGAAAACACGGGTTTATACACGTCATCAGGACTAATTtagattttattattttgataTAATTACATGTATAATTTTTAGTGTGTAATTAGTATAGGCTGGGCATATTTATATACTCcttctgtttttttaatatatgacatcaTTGACCTTTTAAAAtacgtttaaccattcatcttattaaaaaaatt
This window encodes:
- the LOC107276896 gene encoding L-type lectin-domain containing receptor kinase IX.2, with the protein product MRKRARFNHHRLNRKTEILIEMPMEEEVHNTRRFSYAHLLAATENFSDSRKIGQGAFGAVYKAQLMNWTTPVAVKRIMRVADHERAARDYDNEIKVISKLSHPNLVPFVGSCDENGELLLVYELIHNGTLDYHLHYANTILSWSRRYKIALGMASALNYMHGNHPRVLHRDIKPGNVMLDEEFNAKVGDFGLVRQVPIDKTSCPMTIFGSSRYIDPQYCSTGCISPASDIYGFGVVLLEIASGEIPQCLKGNGLVEKFRRLYYSNSLLDAVDRRLNGDFDEEQMKRVILIGLLCVQFDRHMRPSSKEVLGYLEGQLPVPQLHIKTCKQAK